The sequence below is a genomic window from Canis aureus isolate CA01 chromosome 26, VMU_Caureus_v.1.0, whole genome shotgun sequence.
GGAGGCGGCTGAGCACAGAATGCGGCGAAGTCAGGGAGGCAGCTTCTCAGGGGCAGGAAGGGCGGGTGCGCGGAAATGGAAGGAAGGTCCGCGCTGTGCAGGAGACGGGCTCCGCCTGCCCGAGCTGTGTGACGTCGGGGTTAACACACGCTACAGGGAGGCCAGCCGCGGGAAGCTCTGGCTGCTCACAGCCTCGTGAGCACAGCCCGCGGTGCGGGGGCCAGGGCTCCTAGGAAgcgggctccctccctccctccactacCTTCTCTGTGCATCAGCGAGTAGGCAGTGACACTCTCTTTGGAGGTTGCGCAGAATGTGGGGCCTCCAAGCAAGCGTCTGAGGGCTGAGGGACAGGATTAGAGGGGCCTCCGGCTGAGGACCCCAAGCCCCACAGGGGTGGCAGCAGCAGAGAAGCCAATCACCACCCGGAGGCCACAAGTCCCATCCCCGCAGGATCCCCCCAGTTCTGCTGCCTGTGCCAGGCTGGCAGCACCAACAACCCACAGATGCCCAAGTGCGTGAAGGGGCGCCGGTGGGAAGCTGCTGCCCACAGGTGGCACATGCCTCTGCTGCCCCCACGTGGCCAACACAGGAGGTGCCAAGGGATCCAGCCCTCCTCCCTTAGCGACCAGGCCTGGCCCTCGGGTGGCCCTAGGCCCTGGACCCTTCCCTTCTGACCCTTGGAACCTTCCCTCCAGATCTCCCTCCCCCAGGCACAAAGAGGCTGTAGAGCCTTGAGGCTTCTTTCTAGTTCAAAGGGTGCTTTATACAGACCCTTTGTTACCTTCAACAGCGATGCAGGCACAAAAATACACAGAAGACTCAAACGTTGCTCTATCTCCAAGGggaagggttttttaaattattctgcacagcagaaagaaaacattccaaGTCGATCTCTACCAAGACTCCATCTTAAAACCTGACTCTGCTCAAGCGGCCTTTCGAGCCTGCATGTGCAGCCCTCGTGCAGCCCTACCGAGTCAGCCTGCCTGGCAATTTCTGGCAAGTAAAGACCCCaagtgggaggggaaggggcaagtCTTCGCCCTACCCCCCACAAGTGAATCAATGGACTTCAATTCCTCACTTTCTACCAGCCTGAAACAACCAAATTCTCCCTGGTTCCCTGAAAAGACGGCATTTCAAGTGGCCCCTTTTGTCTGGTTTAGTCTCCAGGTGTGCTTTTTCTACTAGCTTACACTCACTTCTGACAAAAtgacctccaccccaccccctgctgtcCCCCAGGAAATTCTGCCTAGGGTAGACGAAGCCCCATCTTTCCAAACAAACCTCCCCAGGATGTGCAGTGTGGAGAGGAACCTGGAACTGCCTTTCCAAAAGTTGCTTAATTGCCAAAGTTTCAAATACAGAATTACTCTGCCCAATCAAGTTCATAGAACCttgaaataaaacatgtttttcagTATGTTCACACAAAGGCTAAATAGCACACCAGAGTTAATGCACAGATGATGATCTCCAAGGCCATATTAACATTGTGATTAGATTACAACATGTAGTGCCTGCCTTACATCTAGCAAGTTCGACAGGACACAAAACCGCAGTCAGCTGAACACAGAACAGCCCACCCCTGAAGTGGCTCCAGTAAGGACACTGAATTTCACAAATACGTGGCAGGTGTAACAAAGCTATACTGAAGAGCAACTTCAACACAGCAGATCCTCACTGCCACAGACATGGTCCActttttttgtatctttcctTACTGGTTACTAGTTTAGGCtgaatttttaaggatttatcttCATGACTTAGAAAAATACACTTGTCCTTTCTTGCTTTGATTCGGGTAGTACACAATCACAAAATTGAATaagtctcttaaaaaacaaaagttcacaGATCCCATTGTGGAATGTTCCAGGAACCCCTCCCCGGGTAACGATCAGGGGATCTTCAACAGCTCAAGGAGTGCTCCAACGGCTCCAAAATAACCCTGGAAAAAAAGTACACCAAAAATGAGAGCAATTTTCCTTTGACTTACTTATATTACCATAAATATGATTACTAGTATTAAAGCCAACAGTGCCCTTAATTCCTGACACCGGTTCCTTGAGCACCCATTTTGCTGAGCCCAAGGCCAGCCTGGGAGCAGAGCAGCTCTGAGGAGCTCCCAGGCTGGGGAGGAAGACTGGATGTACAGGACACCCTGGCATGCCAGCCTGTGAGACCAAGGCCCATGGTGGGGGCTGCAGGAGCTCTGGGGCCCACACTGGCCCAGTTACCTCTGTGAGCGCCAACTGAGCGGTCTCCTGCAGGAATAGGATGGGAGAAGCTGCAGAGGCCTGGTGCATTTCCAGACAACTAAGGACTGAAGGGAGGATGGGACATGAAGTGCAGCAGAGCAGAAGAGCTGGGGTGGTCGGGGTATGCTGGTAacgtgggggagggggagctgacAGGGCTGGGGATGGAAGGGAGACCGCGAAGAGGGGGAGGTGGATTCAAGACCTGCCTAAAGACGGGGAAGAAGGCAGCAGGGAGGTTCAGGTCTCTCCCATGCATCCAGTGACAGTGCCCCTGAGAACAAACAAGGACACAGGAGCAAGAGATGCAGTGAATAAGGAGGGGTTCCATCTGGCCTGGGCAAGGCCGAAGGGCCCCAGGTGGCCTAACAGCCACACCCAGGAAGTAACTGGATGTCTGGATCTGGAACAAGACCGTGGGCAGGGCAGCACTGGCAGGAACAGGCAGTGGAGGCATGGACAAGAGTGCCCTGATGCGACACTTGGTGGGGGGCACAGATGGGAAAGCACCATCTGCAGAACAACAGAGGAGCCAGCAGGGAGGGTGGAGGCATGGCTGGAGGAGGACAAGGCTGGACCATCGCCAGAAAGACTCAAAGTCAAATACAATCAAGAACCAAGACattaaaacccagaaatagaaagaaaaagaactgaatgTAACAAAATATGAGATAAAACCCACGCTGGCAgaaagggcaggagggcaggaatcAGAGCAGAGTAATCCTCCGATGGTCCAGAATCCATCAAGGTCTCCAATGGATGATCAGACAGCCAAGCACtttcaggaagagagaaaggactgAAAAAGGAAAGTGGGAAGGAAGATCCTGAAAGGCCTGCTCGCAGACTGAGAAGGATGAGCTAAGAGGCTAAATATCAGAAGCAACAAAGAAACCAGTCCAGTTTCCCAAAGAAAGCTACTCCAAGAAACTTGTGGCCAAACATAAGAACAGCTGAAGCTGaagcctctcctctccctgtttCCTGGCTTAAAAACAGGCAGCCATAAACCACGTGTAATGAGAGTCGGCCCACAACCCCACTGGCCACCCGGCCGAGCAGGAGGAAGGGATGATGAGGGACCCCACCAGCACCAGAGGACAGACTCACGGCTTTGTTTTCAGTGgcttttttaatatacatataaagattttatttattcacaagagacacagagagagagagagagagagagagaggcagagacggagaagcaggctccctgcagggagcccaatgcggggactccatcacgccctgagccgaaggcagatgctcaaccactgagccacccaggcatccctttcagTGGCTTTCTGTAGCTTCTATTTTACAACAACAAAAGATGAGAAGTTAACCATTATAATGAGCTCCCCTGAAGACCAGGACCCAGCATGAAGCAGAAGCTAGTCAGCTGTTACAAGCTGCCAAATGCTAAGAACAGTACAgaaggctgacaggaacccagaCAAAGCTCTCACAGTAGTTAAACTGACTTCAGTGTGCGAACAGTTCTCAAGACCTCAAGATGCAGAGAGCCTAAAATATCAACGTTTTCCCTTAGCACAGTAGTCGACACCAGAGTCCAAGGCCTGGACACCATGGGAGGAGAGGCGGCAGGGCTGTGTCAGAGCCAGGGAGGAAAATGAAGTcagcaggcaggaaggaagaaaacacgTCAAACCGAGGTTCCAGAAGGTGTTCAAACTTATGgtgtgaagatttaaaaaaagacaagttaaCCTAAGAAATGAATTCACGTTCCACCTACCAAACGGTTTTCAAGAGGTAGAAATGGAGGAGGAAAGTTCTACTATGATGTGAGATTAaagagtttctttttattctaatgtaaagcaaaataaaggaTCAAAGATCAcaaaaagatacatataaaaGGTATACGCAACTTAATGATAATTTGGTACCAAtttattaataacattaaaagtaaaaaaatgtttaagggtACAAACTCACAAGTGGtaaagaagctggaagagaccTGATGCCCAGCACCCCCACAGCAGCAGCGCACTGATCTCAGGCTGAGCTGCACGTGTGGCGGCACGTAATGCGTCACAGTAACACATACTCCTTCAACTTACACAATGCTACGTGGCAGATTCATTCaattagtttttaataaaacacAGTTAAAAATTAGATGACTCAACATGAAGCTTTTGAAAAGGGGTATTTGTGCACTTTGAATTTTAACTCTGAACTGAAAccacttaaaaaggaaaaagagcaatTTTATAGGGAAAAGCAACCTTGGTGGCagttcagatctttttttttttttttttttaagattttatttacttattcatagagacagagagagaggcagagggagaagcaggctccatgcaggtccccaggatcacaccccaggctgcaggcggcgccaaaccgctgtgccaccggggctgcccatggcaCTTCAGATCTTATTGTCAGTTCACGTAACTACTGGTAAAGTGAACGTGCATGAACAATTCTGAAGCCTTCATGAGAACACTATTTAAAATCCAACAACACTGGAAAGAAACCATTCCACAGCCCCACCACCAAGGGGACAGAAGAAAGGTCCCGCGCCCCAGCTAGGGTTCTTTTTTCACCCGAGCTGGAAAAACAGAAGGGCACCTTCCCACAGATGATACCAGGTTCAGTGATTCAATGATTCTCTTCCATTTTGTCATTTCTAGCTGGTCTAGGTGTTAAGTGTGGTTCTAACcttggaatatatttttgtttgtttttagaacaTGCGTTTTAAATAAGTGGCCCAGGAACTCTACCAATACACAAAAACtgacatcaaaatgaaaaaagcagaaCCCAGAGTAAATGCATTTACAAAATAAgcataataggaaaaaatataaagagagttCAGAAAAGAACATAACATTTAAGATATAGGTGTTCCTCAAGCTTCCTTTGAAACTGCTGAAGCTCACAATTAAATTAACCAAAAATTTCCCTTGCATTAAATCAGGTAAAAAATGGCTTTTGAATATTACAATCAAGGTTAAACCCTATATCatacttttacaaaaaaaaaaaaacaaaaacaaaaaaaactgaagtcTATTTCACGTTTACTTCAAGTTCCAAAACAGTGGGAACTGCATGCCCTGCATGTTAGTAACATATCCCAAGAAGTAAGTCTGCTTACCTCGTGTTCCGAAAAAAGTGCTTTCAACTGCCCCTTGGACCAATAATCCAAAGCATATGCCAAAAGTCGCATGGCGATCGTATTAATTCTCAAGAAATTTCCAACAAATACCACCTGGTTAATGTTCTGAGCACATCAAAAAAAGGCAATTAGTTTTCATCTTAACTTCTGTTCTCTTGTAAAAGCTACCCCAAAACAGAGCACTATGTGCATGGTCTTCAGCAGCAATTTgctgagcaaaaaataaaaaagtatttactttTAATCCATTTAGTCCAAGGCTACTTAAATTTGAACCCAGACAACTCTGGACCCACTTCAAACCATGCCAGAAAATGtcacaagagaaaacaaattagGAAAACCATTTGTATTAAATATGACAAATAACTGCTATTAATGTTttatacagaaaagtaaaaaaaaaaaaaaaaaaagaccccaattGACAAAAATATGCAAATTGTACAAgaaatacaatgggaaaaaattcAATCTCACCAGTAATCCAAAAAAGGAGCATCTTAAACCTATTAAAAGCAGAACAACTAACTGAAATTTCACCCCAACAATGAGCCCAGTTGTGGTAACTGATCCACTCATTCAGTGCTGAAGAGATCTGAATTAGTACAGCCCTTGTGCAAAGTGCCTTGGCAATACCTACCAAAACTCTTAAGTATGGTCATATTCTTTAGAGAATCTCATCTCACTCCAGAGTTATAAGTTCCTTATCAGGAATAAAATTCAACCAAAGAAAAGCTTCACACTTAAAAATGCCTTCCTGCAGAGCGATCACTGGCAAGCAACCAAATGCCCAGCTCTATGTGAATGATgatacaaaaacaaatcaaatatacAGCAGTGAAATTTtaagtaagtaaaaaatataaaatggtatgtaCACCCACACAACTAACAGATCTTAGAATATATAAGTACAGGAAAAGGAACATGCAATAAAGGAAACAGTAACTTTAACATATTCAAATGAAGAATGCTTTTAATTACTTAATGCTGATACagttatctttttaattaaaaaatgagacaatCCTTTTGTACCTTTCAAAGCCTCCTTAAACCGCATGCCTACATAATCAAACAGAGTATTTTGAACAAAATTGTGTAAATAAGGACAAGCTGTAAAGCTGCACCTCTGGACCCCCCAGGGAAGGCCATTCTCGGTTCTTTCATAGCCCTGTACAATGCTGCTTGACCTGAATGCTACAAGGCAGCACTGTAAAGAAGCTGAAAGCACAAAGACAGCTCTGCGGCGGTGGATGGGCACTCCTCGGCTGCCCAGTCTTCTCCAGCTTCAGCGACTTCCTCCAGGTGCCTTCCCAGGGACTCCAGGGCTCTATGTGGAGCATGGGACCTCAATCTGACATGGCTAGCCATCACCGCTACCCACAGTCCCCTTCACCCGAAGTTCTGACTGCCTTCCTACTTTCTCCTCAAAAGATGTACTTTTACTTCTAGACAGTGGCAATATTATTTATcttcactgagaaaaaaaaaaaaaaatcagtgaagttTAGTCTACATTTGAAGAGCTTTAACTTCGCCAATGAAACAACTCCACCCCATACAACTACACTTAGGCACTGTCCGGATAAGACAGACGTTGTACACAAGGTGAGGCCCGCTTAGTAAGTTCTGCATTTTCCTCAGAGCATCTAAAGAAATCCACGTCCCCTTACTTCATTAAGGGCACACATTCTTGCTATTGAGCCAATGTTGTTGGTGATGGTGATCAACATTGCTCTGGCGAGGTCCTCTTTACTGACTGCCTCTCGCTTCTCCTTGCTCATCATGTTTCCAAAGCtgtgaagggaaaaaatatatatatatccacctGCTGAACCAAAGGCTACACAGCCCAACAGAACTTGAATGTTAACTCTACTAAGATAAATGTGACTTCTAGGGCTACATTGTTCAAATCTTCAaactttttattacaaaataacagAGCATCTGCTCAAAGAGTAATGCAAAAGCCCTCCAGTGTTGTGAATAAGCAAATGCCTTTCCCTCACAGATTCCAATAAAATCTAGCTTTGTTAACAGATCTTTGCACATCTAGTTAGATCTGATCAGATCCACACTAAGGCACCACGGCTCCTTCTGCAGTCAGGGACAGTTCCAGGAATTAGCAATTCATTCCCAAATGCACAGCCATCTTGCTTAGCTGAATGGTCACATTTGCTCTGGAAAACTGCTTCATCAGAGCAATACAAAAGCAGACAGTAAAGTACCAGAGTAAACTCCTTAAGAATTTCAGATTTCCCTGGAAGATAAAGTACTTCAAAGTACTTTACCAGCAGAATTGCTACATTAATAACTGTGAGCAGAACACAAACCCAATCAGAAACCAAAGTGAACAATATGCAAATGCCAAAAATCAGAACATAACATAGATAGCATTTACAAAGTCCCTGGAATTAGTCCACAAGCATGCTATGTATGCTccttttctataattaaaaatcacatttcaatacaaagaaaacaactCTTTTTCTAAACAatctagaaatgaaatttaaaaaacagttcctggggcatctgggtggctcagtcagttgaacatctgatgcctttggctcaggtcatgatctcagggtgctgggatccatCAAGCCTCtggtcaggctccctcctcagcagagagtctgcttctccctctgcccaccccttgcttctctctctcaaatgaatttttttaaatcttaaaaagtaatttaaaaattaaaaaccattttatttacaatggcatcaaagagaatacttagaaatatatttaacaaaagtaGTATAACAACTGCACTGAAAATCACAGCTATAAAACATcagtgaaaaaaaagcaaaattctaaataaatggaaaaacacttTATCTTAGATCAGAAGACTTGATAAGGTTAAGATGGCAATAACTCCCCAATGTAAGCTACAAATTCAGTACaaccctatcaaaatcccagctgccATTTTTGCAACCACTGACAAGGTGATCCTAAAATTCACCCAGAGATTCAAAGTATTGATTCATGCCACCATATAGGTAAACCCTGAAAACATGCTAAatggaaagaagccagtcacaaaaaacgCATATTATAGGACAAAatttatatgaagtgtccagaataggcaaatctataaagGCAGAAAATATATTGTTTACCAAGGACTGAGGTGGGGAAATGTGGAGTGACAGGTAATGGACAGAAGGTTTCTTTCTGGGATGacgaaaatgttctgaaattagattaTGGTGATGACCGCACAATTTGGTAAATATACTAGAAACCACTAAATTTTACACTTTACACAGGTGACTGTAGAGTATGTAAACTATAGCTCAATAAAcactgtttaaaagaaaaaagatacaccCAATATTTAGTATCTTATTCCTGTCTTTCTTAGAACACACACACCCCCTTACCTTGATGCCACAGCCCAGCCCGGCAGTCCAAACCTCTCATAGTCCCCTCCATAAATGTCTCGAACTAGTTTATCCACTTTGGTGCTATCTCCACGAGATGCCATTTCAAGAGCTTCTTCAAAAGTGGTACAGCCAGTAAGAAGACAGCAGAGACCAAAAAAAGTTCCTCCTCCAAgactgattaaaaacaaacaacacagtattttaaaattttaaaaataagaacaggaaGGTAGTATTTATGAGCCCAAAACCACGTTCATACATCAACCCACTCTTGTCCCAACCTAATTAATTGCGCAGATGCCACTGGCAGGCAAGTCTGtggaaagataaaaaacaagTTGCCTGTCATATACCTTGAGGTTACATATTCACGTGAGCCAACAAACGAAATAGCAAAACACAGGGCCCACATCTCTGCCCACGTCCCCACCCACGTCCCCAGTGCAGTTTGAGCATCTGCTGAGT
It includes:
- the PANK2 gene encoding pantothenate kinase 2, mitochondrial isoform X3 yields the protein MTCLLLFRWAEIKTSQVSTLSFVPLEVERTNLSRIFSHLGGGTFFGLCCLLTGCTTFEEALEMASRGDSTKVDKLVRDIYGGDYERFGLPGWAVASSFGNMMSKEKREAVSKEDLARAMLITITNNIGSIARMCALNENINQVVFVGNFLRINTIAMRLLAYALDYWSKGQLKALFSEHEGYFGAVGALLELLKIP
- the PANK2 gene encoding pantothenate kinase 2, mitochondrial isoform X2 produces the protein MPIGDLQLCKLDELDCLVKGILYIDSVGFNGRSQCYYFENPADAEKCQKLPFDLKNPYPLLLVNIGSGVSILAVYSKDNYKRVTGTSLGGGTFFGLCCLLTGCTTFEEALEMASRGDSTKVDKLVRDIYGGDYERFGLPGWAVASSFGNMMSKEKREAVSKEDLARAMLITITNNIGSIARMCALNENINQVVFVGNFLRINTIAMRLLAYALDYWSKGQLKALFSEHEGYFGAVGALLELLKIP